One genomic region from Skermania piniformis encodes:
- a CDS encoding DNA internalization-related competence protein ComEC/Rec2, translating to MTGSTGSTGSAGSAGSTGVDRQLDLRLCPAAGLAWAVTVIGIQWGWRAAGGAALVLLVVAAAALRPGRARCVPVVAAALLGAGFAVAIGCHAYAVQHHPLAGRAGEVVRVSIVLTDDPRLLPGAGFGSPRVLVRARLVSVAQGGEVMRAPGAVTVLAPAREWVELLPGQQAEVRGTLLQPRRPDLTVATIGVDDPVQLVGEPPWWQRAAGSVRADFAAAAQQAVPGDRAALLPGLVIGDTSRIPAEVRAAFVAAGLSHLTAVSGANVSILVGAVLLLVRLATLGPRAGAAIAALALIAFVVLARPSPSVLRAALMGAVGLLALVTGRRRQALPALATAVIALLAIQPALAVDAGFALSVLATAGLIVLAPGWARRLVEAGWPRGLAEATGIAGAAFVVTTPVVVGLAGTVNPLSILANLLVAPVVAPVTVIGAAAAALSAVWLPAGVFLARFTGPMLWWLLEVADRVAAVPASALTPPGGAVAAGVVVLVGLYLCRWRSVRRSLTAGLIGAASVLLPVQCGNPYWPPPGWALIACDVGQGDGVVLAAGDAGAVVVDAGPEPGPIRACLDRLGVHRIALVILTHLHADHIGGLAGVLRGRSVGAVAVSPAPAPASALRSVRATVTGQQVRLVELPVGRTFTVGSIRLQVLGPLLPAPRDSADADAAANDRSVVLGVGTTAGRILLAGDAEQAAQQALLRSAAPLRADVLKVPHHGSRTSSSEFFAAVRPRVALISVGADNQFGHPDSTVVEELTRLGAVVRRTDRGGDIAVVGGDVPTVVTRRAGGDSALPAATRRIGE from the coding sequence GTGACCGGCTCGACCGGCTCGACCGGCTCGGCCGGCTCGGCCGGCTCGACCGGCGTCGATCGACAACTCGACCTGCGACTGTGCCCGGCGGCCGGGCTGGCGTGGGCGGTGACGGTGATCGGTATCCAGTGGGGCTGGCGCGCGGCCGGCGGGGCCGCACTGGTGTTGCTCGTCGTCGCGGCCGCGGCGCTGCGACCGGGCCGGGCCCGCTGCGTCCCGGTAGTGGCTGCTGCGTTGCTCGGCGCGGGTTTCGCGGTGGCGATCGGGTGCCACGCGTACGCGGTGCAGCACCACCCGCTGGCCGGCCGAGCCGGCGAAGTGGTGCGCGTGAGCATCGTGCTCACCGACGATCCGCGACTGCTCCCGGGCGCCGGATTCGGCAGTCCGCGGGTGCTGGTCCGAGCCCGGCTGGTCAGCGTTGCGCAGGGCGGCGAGGTGATGCGAGCGCCGGGTGCGGTCACCGTGCTGGCGCCGGCCCGGGAGTGGGTCGAACTGTTGCCGGGTCAGCAGGCGGAGGTCCGCGGTACCTTGCTCCAGCCGCGCCGCCCGGATCTCACCGTCGCGACGATCGGTGTCGACGACCCCGTCCAGCTTGTCGGGGAGCCGCCGTGGTGGCAGCGTGCGGCCGGGTCGGTCCGGGCGGATTTCGCGGCGGCTGCGCAGCAGGCGGTTCCGGGCGATCGAGCTGCGCTGCTCCCCGGCTTGGTAATCGGGGACACCAGCCGGATTCCGGCCGAGGTGCGCGCGGCCTTCGTCGCTGCCGGGCTATCGCACCTTACCGCGGTCAGCGGGGCCAATGTCTCGATCTTGGTCGGCGCCGTGTTGTTACTGGTCCGGCTGGCGACTCTCGGTCCGCGCGCCGGTGCGGCGATCGCGGCGCTGGCTCTGATCGCCTTCGTCGTGTTGGCGCGGCCGTCGCCGAGCGTGTTGCGGGCCGCGCTGATGGGCGCGGTCGGGCTGCTCGCGTTGGTCACCGGCCGGCGGCGCCAGGCATTGCCGGCGTTGGCGACAGCGGTGATCGCGCTGCTGGCGATCCAGCCGGCGCTCGCGGTCGACGCCGGTTTTGCGCTGTCGGTACTGGCCACGGCGGGTCTGATCGTGCTGGCGCCGGGGTGGGCGCGTCGGCTCGTCGAGGCCGGGTGGCCGCGCGGGCTCGCCGAGGCGACCGGTATTGCGGGTGCGGCGTTCGTGGTGACCACGCCGGTAGTGGTCGGGTTGGCCGGCACGGTGAACCCGTTGTCGATACTCGCCAACCTGCTCGTCGCGCCGGTGGTGGCACCGGTCACCGTGATCGGGGCCGCGGCCGCCGCGCTGTCCGCGGTGTGGTTACCAGCGGGGGTATTCCTCGCGCGATTCACCGGTCCGATGCTCTGGTGGTTGCTGGAGGTGGCCGATCGTGTTGCGGCGGTACCTGCGAGCGCGCTGACGCCGCCGGGCGGCGCCGTTGCCGCGGGCGTCGTGGTCCTGGTCGGCTTGTATCTGTGCCGGTGGCGTTCGGTGCGCCGGAGCCTGACCGCCGGGCTGATCGGTGCCGCGTCGGTGTTGCTGCCGGTGCAGTGCGGGAATCCGTACTGGCCACCGCCCGGTTGGGCGCTGATCGCCTGTGACGTCGGCCAGGGGGACGGCGTCGTGCTGGCGGCGGGCGATGCCGGCGCCGTCGTCGTCGACGCCGGTCCCGAACCCGGACCGATCCGGGCCTGTCTGGATCGGCTCGGCGTCCATCGAATCGCGCTGGTGATCTTGACTCACCTGCATGCCGACCACATCGGCGGCCTCGCCGGGGTGCTCCGCGGTCGATCGGTGGGCGCGGTTGCCGTTTCGCCGGCGCCGGCCCCGGCGTCGGCGCTGCGCTCGGTACGAGCGACGGTTACGGGGCAACAGGTGCGGTTGGTCGAGCTGCCGGTCGGGCGTACGTTCACCGTCGGTTCGATCCGGCTGCAGGTCCTCGGCCCGCTGCTGCCGGCCCCCCGCGACAGCGCGGACGCCGATGCCGCAGCCAACGATCGGTCGGTGGTGCTCGGTGTGGGTACCACCGCCGGGCGGATTCTGCTCGCCGGCGACGCCGAGCAGGCCGCCCAGCAGGCACTGCTCCGGTCTGCAGCACCGTTGCGCGCCGATGTGCTGAAGGTGCCGCACCACGGCTCGAGGACCAGCTCGTCCGAGTTCTTCGCGGCGGTGCGGCCGCGGGTTGCGCTGATCAGCGTCGGCGCGGACAACCAGTTCGGTCATCCGGACTCGACCGTGGTCGAAGAACTCACCCGGTTGGGTGCCGTGGTCCGGCGAACCGACCGCGGCGGTGACATCGCGGTCGTCGGTGGGGACGTGCCGACCGTGGTCACCCGGCGGGCCGGTGGCGACTCGGCGCTACCGGCTGCGACTCGTAGGATCGGGGAGTGA
- the holA gene encoding DNA polymerase III subunit delta, whose product MSTRPAPVHLVLGDEELLVERSVAGIVAAVRAVSADPAALPVDRVRAGDITATELVELVSPSLFAEDRVVVFEAAGDAGKDAVAVLQDAVAAPPDGAVLVIQHSGGGRAKALAGVVRKAGAEEHDCRRVTKAAERADFVRAEFRAAGVRVSVDVVQAVLDAIGSDLRELAAACSQLVADTGGRIDVAAVRRYYSGRAEVSGFEVADLVLAGERERAMEALRWATLRGVPPVLLADALADGVLTIARVGSAGRGDPFGLASSLGMPPWKVKRAQAQARRWTPQSIGAALAIVAELNADVKGQAVDADYAVENAVQRVLAIRG is encoded by the coding sequence GTGAGCACACGTCCGGCCCCGGTGCATCTGGTTCTCGGCGACGAAGAACTCCTGGTCGAGCGATCGGTCGCCGGCATCGTGGCTGCGGTGCGGGCGGTGTCGGCCGATCCGGCCGCGTTGCCGGTGGACCGGGTGCGAGCGGGCGATATCACGGCGACCGAGCTGGTCGAGCTGGTCAGCCCGTCGCTGTTCGCCGAAGATCGGGTCGTGGTCTTCGAGGCCGCCGGGGACGCGGGCAAGGACGCGGTCGCGGTGCTGCAGGATGCGGTCGCCGCCCCGCCGGACGGTGCAGTGCTGGTGATCCAGCATTCCGGGGGTGGTCGGGCAAAGGCGCTGGCAGGTGTCGTCCGCAAGGCCGGCGCCGAAGAGCACGACTGTCGACGGGTGACCAAAGCAGCGGAGCGGGCGGATTTCGTCCGCGCCGAGTTCCGCGCAGCCGGGGTGCGAGTCTCGGTGGACGTCGTCCAGGCGGTGCTCGACGCTATCGGCTCCGACCTGCGGGAACTGGCGGCAGCGTGCTCGCAACTGGTCGCCGATACCGGTGGCCGGATCGACGTCGCCGCGGTGCGCCGGTACTACTCCGGCCGCGCCGAGGTATCCGGTTTCGAGGTCGCCGATCTGGTGTTGGCCGGCGAGCGGGAGCGGGCGATGGAGGCACTGCGCTGGGCAACCTTACGCGGGGTTCCGCCGGTCTTGCTCGCCGACGCCCTGGCAGATGGGGTGCTGACAATCGCGCGGGTCGGCTCCGCCGGTCGCGGCGATCCGTTCGGACTGGCATCGAGCTTGGGGATGCCGCCGTGGAAGGTGAAGCGAGCGCAGGCGCAAGCTCGGCGGTGGACGCCGCAGTCGATCGGTGCGGCGTTGGCGATCGTGGCCGAACTCAACGCCGACGTCAAAGGCCAGGCGGTGGACGCCGACTACGCGGTCGAGAACGCGGTGCAGCGAGTGCTGGCGATTCGCGGTTGA